A single region of the Vibrio cyclitrophicus genome encodes:
- the lpcA gene encoding D-sedoheptulose 7-phosphate isomerase, which translates to MYQDLIKSELNEAADVLNKFLSDDHNIAQIEAAAKLIADSFKQEGKVLSCGNGGSHCDAMHFAEELTGRYRENRPGYAGIAISDPSHLSCVSNDFGYDHVFSRYVEAVGRKGDVLFGLSTSGNSGNILKAIEAAQAKGMKTIALTGKDGGKMAGCADIEIRVPHFGYADRIQEIHIKIIHIVIQLVEKEME; encoded by the coding sequence ATGTACCAAGACCTAATCAAAAGTGAATTAAACGAAGCTGCTGATGTTCTGAACAAGTTCTTGAGTGATGACCATAACATCGCTCAAATTGAAGCGGCGGCAAAACTGATTGCTGACTCATTCAAGCAAGAAGGCAAAGTGCTTTCTTGTGGCAATGGTGGTTCACACTGTGATGCGATGCATTTTGCTGAAGAGCTTACTGGCCGATACCGTGAAAATCGCCCGGGCTATGCTGGCATTGCGATTTCAGACCCTAGCCACTTATCTTGTGTGAGTAATGATTTTGGCTACGACCACGTATTCTCTCGTTATGTAGAAGCGGTAGGCCGTAAAGGTGATGTGTTGTTCGGTCTGTCGACTTCAGGTAACTCAGGCAATATTCTAAAAGCGATTGAAGCGGCTCAAGCGAAAGGCATGAAGACTATTGCATTGACGGGTAAAGATGGCGGTAAAATGGCGGGCTGTGCGGATATTGAAATCCGAGTGCCACACTTTGGTTACGCAGACCGCATCCAAGAGATTCACATTAAGATCATCCACATTGTGATTCAACTTGTTGAAAAAGAGATGGAATAA
- a CDS encoding class II glutamine amidotransferase — MCELLGMSANVPTDICFSFTGLMQRGGNTGPHRDGWGITFYEGKGFRTFKDPNPSCESKIAELVQNYPIKSQAVVSHIRQANRGGVNLENTHPFTRELWGRYWTFAHNGQLTDYDDLISGRFRPVGETDSELSFCWLLKQLEERFPEPPQDMEGMFRFVAECCDKLREKGVFNMLLSDGEYVMTYCTNHLYWITRRAPFGKASLIDEDVEINFQEETTPNDVVTVVATQPLTDNEEWFRMKPGEYALFHFGELIGNNHQALEDVAYAPKKVASQAPTEPLS; from the coding sequence ATGTGTGAATTGCTCGGTATGAGCGCGAATGTGCCAACTGATATTTGTTTTAGCTTTACTGGTCTTATGCAGCGTGGAGGAAATACTGGCCCGCACCGCGATGGCTGGGGTATTACCTTCTATGAGGGAAAGGGTTTTCGCACCTTTAAAGATCCGAATCCGAGCTGTGAATCTAAGATTGCTGAGCTAGTTCAAAACTACCCAATTAAAAGCCAAGCTGTTGTCAGTCATATTCGTCAAGCCAACCGTGGTGGCGTCAATCTAGAAAATACACACCCTTTTACCCGTGAGCTTTGGGGTCGATACTGGACCTTTGCTCATAATGGCCAGTTAACGGATTACGACGATCTGATTAGCGGCCGTTTCAGACCGGTTGGCGAGACAGACAGTGAGCTCTCTTTTTGTTGGCTACTGAAACAACTTGAAGAGCGTTTCCCTGAACCGCCTCAAGACATGGAAGGTATGTTTCGCTTCGTGGCTGAATGTTGTGACAAGCTACGCGAGAAAGGTGTTTTCAACATGTTGTTGAGTGATGGTGAGTACGTGATGACTTACTGTACTAATCATTTGTACTGGATAACCAGACGCGCACCTTTTGGCAAAGCGAGCTTAATTGATGAAGACGTTGAGATTAACTTCCAAGAAGAGACCACGCCGAATGATGTGGTGACGGTCGTTGCAACTCAACCTCTTACGGACAATGAAGAGTGGTTTAGAATGAAGCCGGGCGAATACGCACTGTTTCATTTTGGTGAGTTGATTGGCAATAATCATCAAGCGTTGGAAGATGTTGCTTATGCGCCGAAAAAGGTCGCGAGCCAAGCGCCTACAGAGCCATTAAGTTAA
- the fadE gene encoding acyl-CoA dehydrogenase FadE, with protein MNILLSLLGMTAILGVCLYHRVSLVRALIVLTGAMVALTVFGGVAVTGWLCYVLAVAIFAVPTIRQTLISQKALSLFKKVLPAMSQTEKEALEAGTVWWEAELFKGKPEWKKLQNIADPKLSEAEQAFLDGPVNTVCEMVNDYQVTHELADLPPEVWQYLKDHKFFAMIIKKKYGGLEFSAYAQSLVLQKLTGVSSVLSSTVGVPNSLGPGELLQHYGTEEQRNHYLPRLAEGKEIPCFALTSPEAGSDAGSIPDYGIVCKGDWQGEEVLGMRLTWNKRYITLAPVATVLGLAFKLRDPDGLLGDKQDLGITCALIPTDLKGVEIGNRHFPLNVPFQNGPTQGDELFVPIDFIIGGQKMAGQGWRMLVECLSVGRGITLPSNSTGGIKSAALATGAYARIRRQFKQPIGRMEGVEEPLARLAGNAYVMDAASNLTVAGIDLGEKPSVISAIVKYHCTHRGQRSIIDAMDIVGGKGICLGPSNFLARGYQGSPIAITVEGANILTRSMIIYGQGAIRCHPYVLNEMEAAYSESSDALDKFDSALAGHVSFTMSNLVRSLWFGLTDGRGSDAPTPSNKTDKQTQRYYQQLNRYSANLALLSDISMAVLGGSLKRRERLSARLGDILSQLYLGSATLKRFESEGSHAEDLPLVHWGMQDSLRQTEVAIDEFLANFPNPVIGRLLRVVLMPFGRIRRAPNDKLDSQVAHIIQTPSETRSRIGRGQYLEATEYNPVGKIEKALEVILQAEPLFDKVCKETHQKRAFLRLDLVAQLGLEKGILTQDEADLLISAEQHRLYTINVDDFSPEELAAKSQYPDQSIDNVA; from the coding sequence ATGAACATATTGCTCTCCCTACTCGGCATGACCGCCATCTTAGGCGTCTGTCTTTACCATAGAGTTAGTCTGGTACGTGCATTAATTGTATTAACTGGCGCAATGGTAGCATTAACAGTGTTTGGCGGCGTGGCAGTCACTGGCTGGCTTTGCTACGTGTTAGCCGTTGCGATCTTTGCTGTACCTACCATTCGTCAGACCTTAATCAGCCAAAAAGCACTCTCTTTATTTAAGAAAGTTCTACCAGCGATGTCTCAGACAGAAAAAGAAGCACTAGAAGCTGGTACGGTATGGTGGGAAGCAGAGCTGTTCAAAGGCAAACCTGAATGGAAGAAGCTTCAGAACATTGCTGACCCGAAGCTATCTGAAGCTGAGCAAGCGTTTTTAGATGGCCCAGTAAACACCGTGTGTGAAATGGTCAATGATTACCAAGTTACTCATGAGCTTGCTGATTTGCCACCAGAAGTATGGCAATACCTGAAAGACCATAAATTCTTCGCCATGATCATCAAGAAAAAATACGGTGGCTTAGAGTTCTCAGCTTACGCTCAATCTTTGGTTCTACAAAAGCTAACTGGCGTTTCTAGTGTATTGTCATCGACGGTTGGCGTACCTAACTCATTAGGCCCAGGCGAGCTGTTACAACACTACGGAACAGAAGAACAAAGAAACCATTACCTTCCTCGGTTAGCTGAAGGTAAAGAGATCCCTTGTTTTGCCCTAACAAGCCCAGAAGCTGGCTCAGATGCAGGCTCAATCCCTGATTACGGCATTGTATGTAAAGGAGATTGGCAAGGCGAAGAAGTACTTGGAATGCGTTTAACATGGAACAAGCGTTATATCACTCTTGCTCCTGTCGCGACCGTCTTAGGGTTAGCATTTAAACTGCGTGATCCTGATGGTCTGCTTGGAGACAAACAAGATCTTGGTATTACTTGTGCGTTGATTCCAACGGATTTAAAAGGCGTTGAGATTGGCAACCGTCACTTTCCGCTTAACGTTCCATTCCAAAATGGCCCAACGCAAGGCGATGAGCTTTTTGTGCCTATCGACTTCATCATTGGTGGCCAGAAAATGGCAGGTCAAGGCTGGCGCATGCTGGTTGAGTGTTTGTCGGTTGGCCGTGGTATCACACTGCCTTCAAACTCGACAGGTGGTATCAAGTCGGCTGCGCTTGCAACTGGCGCTTACGCTCGTATCCGCCGTCAGTTCAAACAACCAATTGGGCGTATGGAAGGGGTTGAAGAGCCACTTGCACGCCTGGCCGGTAACGCTTATGTAATGGACGCTGCGAGTAACCTAACCGTTGCGGGCATCGACCTTGGCGAAAAGCCTTCGGTTATCTCTGCAATCGTTAAGTACCACTGTACTCACCGTGGCCAACGCAGCATCATTGATGCGATGGATATCGTCGGCGGTAAAGGCATTTGCTTAGGCCCATCAAACTTCCTAGCTCGTGGCTACCAAGGCTCACCTATCGCGATAACGGTTGAAGGCGCAAACATACTGACTCGCTCAATGATCATCTATGGTCAAGGTGCGATTCGCTGCCACCCTTACGTACTGAACGAAATGGAAGCCGCTTATTCTGAAAGCAGCGATGCGCTTGATAAGTTTGATTCAGCGTTAGCTGGACACGTTAGCTTTACTATGAGTAACCTAGTTCGCAGCTTGTGGTTTGGTTTAACCGATGGCCGTGGTTCTGATGCGCCAACACCTTCAAATAAAACAGATAAACAGACACAGCGTTACTACCAACAGCTAAACCGCTACAGTGCAAACCTAGCGCTACTGTCTGATATTTCAATGGCAGTTCTAGGCGGCTCACTGAAGCGTAGAGAACGTTTATCAGCAAGACTGGGTGATATCCTAAGTCAACTTTACTTAGGTTCAGCAACGTTGAAACGCTTTGAAAGTGAAGGCAGCCACGCTGAAGATCTACCGTTAGTACATTGGGGGATGCAAGATAGCTTACGTCAGACTGAAGTGGCGATTGATGAGTTCTTAGCGAACTTCCCTAACCCTGTAATTGGTCGTCTGCTTCGTGTTGTATTAATGCCATTTGGTCGCATTCGCCGTGCACCAAACGACAAGCTAGACAGCCAAGTAGCGCATATTATTCAAACGCCGAGCGAAACACGCTCTCGTATCGGTCGTGGTCAATATCTAGAAGCGACGGAATACAACCCAGTAGGTAAGATTGAAAAAGCGCTAGAAGTGATTCTTCAAGCTGAACCTCTGTTCGACAAAGTCTGCAAAGAGACACATCAAAAACGTGCCTTCTTACGACTTGATCTTGTCGCTCAGTTGGGACTTGAGAAAGGTATCTTAACGCAAGATGAAGCCGACCTTCTGATCAGTGCAGAACAACACAGACTGTACACAATTAACGTTGACGACTTCTCACCAGAGGAGCTTGCAGCAAAGTCTCAGTACCCAGACCAATCGATTGACAACGTCGCTTAA
- the dnaQ gene encoding DNA polymerase III subunit epsilon, which translates to MNTSSTPEQSTNEKNSSNENKRIVVLDTETTGMNTEGGPHYMGHRIVEIGAVEIINRRLTGRHFHVYIKPDRAIQEEAIGVHGITDEFLIDKPEYQDIHKEFLDFIKGAELVAHNAPFDTGFMDYEFEKLNPAIGKTDDYCKVTDTLAMAKKIFPGKRNNLDILCDRYGIDNSHRTLHGALLDAEILADVYLLMTGGQTSLQFNAGQQEGEAESIRRVESGRKSLKVLRATADEVEAHQNRLDLVEKSGSCLWRQ; encoded by the coding sequence ATGAATACCAGTAGCACTCCAGAACAAAGCACGAACGAAAAAAACAGTTCGAACGAAAATAAGCGCATTGTTGTACTCGATACCGAAACCACCGGTATGAATACAGAAGGTGGTCCTCACTATATGGGCCACCGCATCGTTGAAATTGGTGCAGTAGAGATCATCAACCGTAGGTTGACCGGGCGTCATTTCCATGTCTACATCAAGCCCGATCGTGCGATTCAAGAAGAGGCGATTGGCGTTCACGGTATTACCGATGAATTCTTGATTGATAAGCCTGAATATCAAGATATACATAAAGAGTTTCTCGACTTTATCAAAGGTGCGGAGCTGGTGGCTCATAATGCGCCCTTCGATACGGGCTTTATGGACTATGAGTTTGAGAAGCTTAATCCAGCGATAGGTAAAACGGATGACTACTGCAAAGTCACCGATACCTTGGCAATGGCGAAGAAGATATTCCCAGGTAAAAGAAACAACCTAGATATCTTATGTGACCGTTACGGTATTGATAACTCGCACCGTACTCTCCACGGCGCATTGCTCGATGCGGAGATTCTAGCCGACGTCTACTTATTGATGACGGGTGGGCAAACTTCGCTACAATTTAACGCTGGCCAACAAGAAGGCGAAGCCGAAAGTATACGAAGAGTAGAAAGTGGTCGAAAATCCCTAAAGGTTTTACGAGCTACGGCCGATGAAGTAGAAGCGCATCAAAATCGTTTAGACCTCGTCGAGAAAAGCGGAAGCTGCCTTTGGCGTCAGTAG
- the purN gene encoding phosphoribosylglycinamide formyltransferase gives MKNNHSNKTSLSQKNIVVLVSGSGSNLQAILDACDSNMIDASVKAVFSNKAEAFGLERAKTAGVDAHSVNPKDFGSREEFDNELMVQIDAYQPDLIILAGYMRILSSEFVRHYAGKMVNIHPSLLPKYPGLHTHQRAIDAQDKEHGTSVHFVTEELDGGPVILQAKVPVFEDDDADMLASRVLTQEHCIYPMVCKWFAEERLSMVKGQAVLDGKTLGKHGYAEE, from the coding sequence ATGAAAAACAATCACTCAAATAAAACCAGTCTCTCTCAGAAAAACATCGTTGTGTTAGTTTCAGGAAGCGGAAGTAACTTACAGGCAATTTTGGATGCTTGTGATAGCAATATGATTGATGCTTCAGTTAAGGCTGTCTTCTCAAACAAAGCAGAGGCTTTTGGATTAGAACGAGCGAAAACCGCAGGTGTTGACGCACATTCAGTGAATCCAAAAGACTTTGGTTCACGTGAAGAATTTGACAATGAATTAATGGTTCAGATCGATGCTTACCAACCCGATTTAATCATACTCGCTGGCTACATGCGAATCCTGAGTTCAGAATTTGTTCGTCACTATGCAGGTAAAATGGTCAACATCCACCCTTCCCTGTTACCCAAGTACCCAGGCCTACACACCCACCAGCGTGCCATTGATGCACAAGATAAAGAGCACGGTACCAGCGTCCACTTTGTTACCGAAGAACTTGATGGTGGCCCGGTGATCTTACAGGCTAAGGTTCCGGTATTTGAAGATGATGATGCTGATATGTTGGCAAGCCGAGTGCTGACTCAAGAACATTGCATTTACCCTATGGTCTGTAAATGGTTCGCGGAAGAGCGTTTATCAATGGTAAAAGGACAAGCGGTGTTAGACGGTAAGACACTAGGTAAACACGGTTACGCAGAAGAGTAA
- a CDS encoding methyltransferase domain-containing protein, producing MKPARSRKKFEHPYTWAQLHNGDWLRESIQTRLDEWCPKLFGYHMLKLGGLSSEISSCTCNIQHQVNLDIQNPLHNVIADGYNLPFLEKSFDVVVLSHQLDYSNDPHRLLREVDRVMMDDGYIIITGFNPFSVTGLASLMPWRKNSLPWSGRMYTPNRIKDWLGVLNYEVIHCDTYALFPMSKYQAMWTWLENSLGGCASFAGSQYFIVARKRTYPLKPIKPHWHLKRRFSPVGASFRTNSRPTQHSNKASYPLKTEKAD from the coding sequence ATGAAGCCAGCACGTAGCAGAAAGAAGTTTGAACATCCTTACACTTGGGCGCAATTGCACAATGGGGACTGGTTGAGAGAATCTATTCAAACTCGACTCGATGAGTGGTGCCCAAAGCTATTTGGTTACCATATGCTCAAGCTCGGCGGCCTCAGTAGTGAGATTTCTAGCTGCACCTGCAACATTCAACATCAAGTAAACCTAGATATCCAGAACCCATTACATAATGTGATAGCGGATGGCTATAATTTACCCTTTTTGGAGAAAAGCTTTGATGTTGTAGTGCTGAGTCATCAGTTAGATTATAGCAATGACCCGCATCGTTTATTGAGAGAAGTAGACCGAGTGATGATGGACGATGGCTATATCATCATCACTGGCTTTAACCCTTTCAGTGTGACTGGGCTTGCCAGTTTGATGCCTTGGCGAAAGAACAGTTTGCCTTGGAGTGGGCGCATGTATACGCCAAACCGAATTAAAGACTGGTTAGGTGTATTGAACTATGAAGTGATTCATTGCGATACCTATGCGTTGTTTCCGATGAGTAAATATCAGGCGATGTGGACCTGGTTAGAGAACAGCTTAGGCGGCTGTGCTTCTTTTGCGGGAAGCCAATACTTTATTGTTGCTCGTAAGCGTACTTATCCGCTCAAACCGATTAAGCCTCATTGGCACCTTAAGCGACGCTTTTCTCCTGTTGGAGCAAGCTTTAGAACCAATAGCCGTCCCACGCAGCATTCAAACAAGGCTTCATATCCGCTAAAAACAGAAAAAGCCGACTAG
- the rnhA gene encoding ribonuclease HI yields MTKQVEIFTDGSCLGNPGPGGYGIVLRYKKVEKTLAEGFTLTTNNRMEMLAAVVALQALKEPCSVILTTDSQYVRQGITQWIHNWKKRDWKTADKKPVKNADLWQRLDKETARHSVDWRWVKGHAGHRENEMCDDLARNAAENPTQEDTGYQPS; encoded by the coding sequence ATGACGAAACAAGTTGAAATTTTCACTGATGGTTCTTGTTTAGGTAACCCTGGCCCAGGTGGCTATGGCATCGTACTTCGCTACAAAAAAGTCGAAAAGACGCTAGCAGAAGGCTTCACGCTAACAACCAATAACCGTATGGAAATGCTCGCCGCCGTCGTTGCTCTCCAAGCCCTCAAAGAGCCTTGCTCTGTGATTCTGACCACAGATAGCCAATACGTGCGTCAAGGTATCACACAGTGGATTCACAACTGGAAAAAACGTGACTGGAAGACAGCTGATAAGAAACCGGTTAAAAATGCCGATCTCTGGCAAAGGCTCGATAAAGAAACCGCTCGCCATAGCGTTGATTGGCGCTGGGTAAAAGGACACGCAGGACACAGAGAAAACGAGATGTGTGATGATTTAGCAAGAAACGCAGCGGAAAATCCAACTCAAGAAGATACGGGGTATCAGCCAAGCTAA
- a CDS encoding TIGR03503 family protein, with translation MLRVLATGYLLLLSFSLHAATESVMSLLDNRFRVDPSIEQVTFVIYRADNSKPVVLVRPDGKKYYSWRNADNVRWYEESSMDIISIDKPMPGPWQAVGKVSPKNNIKLLSHLVLDANEFPDKLYQTEHIKFTARLTSDGKPLVLRDFLDRVKLKVTFTKFVENEESLVREARPVPVVMGEFADDGSGLDEQAGDGVFTVSLPIDIEPGKYRARITSGNGVFLRAQEQEVLVYPTPITTTFIQSRKEGLPHTIVVSGEQGMIAPSSLAVHVEHKAPDDYVTYRQGQAEVDAMKVALEMPYNGDLGIYNWSGMVYATDASSQRPLIFPITEQSYSVVEDIDLAESRRLQEEALAEQKRIAAELMVLQKREDDRQRSMIIIAVGNVVAILLGLLIWFVARKVAAKKRAQPEMQLKAPK, from the coding sequence ATGTTAAGGGTATTGGCTACCGGTTACTTATTGCTGTTAAGCTTTAGCTTACATGCAGCAACGGAATCCGTAATGAGTTTATTGGACAACCGTTTTAGAGTTGACCCCAGTATTGAACAAGTCACCTTTGTGATTTATCGAGCCGATAACTCTAAGCCCGTCGTTTTGGTTCGCCCTGACGGCAAGAAATACTACTCTTGGCGCAATGCTGATAATGTCCGTTGGTACGAAGAGTCGTCCATGGACATTATCTCTATCGACAAGCCGATGCCTGGCCCTTGGCAAGCGGTCGGTAAAGTTTCCCCTAAGAACAACATCAAGCTCCTGTCTCACCTTGTTTTGGATGCCAATGAGTTTCCAGATAAGTTGTATCAAACCGAACACATTAAATTTACTGCCCGTTTGACTTCAGATGGCAAACCTCTTGTGCTGCGTGATTTTCTTGATCGCGTGAAGCTTAAGGTGACGTTTACTAAGTTTGTCGAAAACGAAGAGTCTTTAGTGAGAGAAGCACGCCCAGTGCCTGTTGTTATGGGCGAGTTTGCCGATGATGGCAGTGGTCTGGATGAACAAGCTGGAGATGGTGTGTTCACTGTCTCTTTGCCAATTGATATCGAGCCTGGCAAATACCGCGCACGTATTACTTCAGGCAATGGTGTATTTTTGCGAGCGCAGGAACAAGAAGTCTTAGTTTACCCAACACCGATCACCACTACTTTCATTCAGTCTCGAAAAGAGGGCTTACCTCACACCATTGTGGTGTCTGGCGAGCAGGGTATGATCGCGCCGAGCTCTTTAGCGGTTCACGTTGAGCATAAAGCACCTGATGATTATGTCACGTATAGGCAGGGCCAAGCTGAAGTCGACGCAATGAAAGTCGCTTTAGAGATGCCTTACAACGGCGATTTAGGGATTTATAATTGGTCAGGGATGGTTTATGCCACTGATGCTTCAAGTCAGCGCCCACTGATATTTCCAATTACCGAGCAGTCGTACAGCGTTGTTGAAGATATCGACTTAGCAGAATCACGACGTCTTCAAGAAGAAGCACTTGCAGAGCAGAAGCGTATCGCGGCAGAGTTGATGGTACTTCAAAAACGTGAAGATGACAGACAGCGCAGTATGATCATTATTGCGGTGGGCAATGTGGTCGCTATTCTATTGGGCTTATTGATTTGGTTTGTGGCTCGTAAAGTGGCAGCCAAGAAAAGAGCTCAACCAGAAATGCAACTCAAAGCGCCAAAGTAA